The Anopheles merus strain MAF chromosome 2L, AmerM5.1, whole genome shotgun sequence genome has a segment encoding these proteins:
- the LOC121591509 gene encoding serine protease inhibitor 27A, with the protein MNKLSFVILCLAALLVFDATAQQDVHGPFQGQRQNEFDLMFVKEIFKNHNSNVVLSPFSVKILLTLIYEASDTSFGNAVSNTKRELSSVIQNDNIDHTRSYYKQLLESAQQDNKDYDLNIATNFFVDDFIEVINKYQQIANTHYHAMLEKVSYSNPTQTAATINNWVSEHTNGRLREIVTPDSLEGAVITLVNVIYFKGLWTYPFPEVANNLKPFYGTRGKPTNAQYMEQNGQFYYDNSADLGAQILRLPYRGNKLAMYFILPNPENTVNQVLDRINSASLHQALWYMEENEVNVTLPKFKFDFSEQLNEPLQQVGIREIFSQNASLPLLARGRGARDEVRVSRIFQKAGITINELGSEAYAATEIQLVNKFGGDGVQIFNANRPFIFFIEDETLGTMLFAGKIENPVF; encoded by the exons ATGAACAAGCTAAGCTTTGTGATATTGTGCC TTGCTGCACTTTTAGTTTTTGACGCCACAGCCCAACAGGATGTACACGGCCCATTCCAAGGTCAGCGGCAGAATGAGTTTGACTTGATGTTCGTGAAG GAAATCTTCAAAAACCACAACTCCAACGTTGTCCTGTCACCGTTTTCGGTGAAAATTCTGCTCACACTCATCTACGAGGCGTCCGACACCAGCTTCGGCAATGCCGTGTCCAACACCAAGCGGGAGCTTAGCTCCGTCATCCAGAACGATAACATCGACCATACGCGCAGCTACTACAAGCAGCTGCTCGAATCGGCCCAGCAGGACAACAAGGACTACGATCTGAACATTGCGACCAACTTCTTCGTGGACGACTTCATCGAGGTGATCAACAAGTATCAGCAGATCGCGAACACGCACTACCACGCAATGCTCGAGAAGGTGTCCTACTCGAACCCGACGCAGACGGCGGCCACCATCAACAACTGGGTGTCGGAGCACACGAACGGCCGGCTGCGGGAGATCGTAACGCCCGACAGTCTCGAGGGCGCGGTCATTACGCTGGTCAATGTGATCTACTTCAAGGGCCTGTGGACGTACCCGTTCCCGGAGGTGGCGAACAACTTGAAGCCGTTCTATGGTACCCGCGGCAAACCCACGAACGCACAGTACATGGAGCAGAACGGACAGTTCTACTACGACAACTCGGCCGATCTCGGGGCTCAGATTCTGCGCCTGCCGTACCGTGGCAACAAGCTCGCGATGTACTTCATCCTGCCGAACCCGGAAAATACGGTCAACCAGGTGCTGGATCGGATCAACAGTGCATCCCTCCATCAGGCCTTGTGGTACATGGAGGAGAACGAGGTGAACGTAACGCTGCCCAAGTTTAAGTTTGACTTTAGCGAACAGCTGAACGAGCCACTGCAACAG GTTGGTATTCGTGAGATCTTCTCACAAAACGCATCGCTACCACTGCTGGCGCGTGGACGTGGAGCACGGGATGAGGTGCGAGTGTCGCGGATCTTCCAGAAGGCCGGCATCACCATCAATGAGCTGGGCAGTGAGGCTTACGCTGCTACCG AAATTCAACTCGTCAACAAGTTCGGTGGAGATGGTGTGCAGATCTTCAACGCTAATCGGCCGTTCATTTTCTTCATCGAAGATGAAACCCTCGGAACAATGCTATTCGCGGGCAAAATTGAAAATCCCGTCTTTTAA
- the LOC121592301 gene encoding uncharacterized protein LOC121592301 has translation MRSAVPNSVRCYAVLMLLISFGTVQPFRRHHPRHQSSFVSRSDFDWNLAREVFRHEDSNVVFSPFSIKLLLTLLYEAAEPGSGTRSQLEAALVDPDLNQTRAFYTQFLDASQQTNGDYEFDIGTKMFLDKARAKLPQAYTDLLEQMYRTSVERVSFNGTKATAERINTWCEKVTRGRITELVTEDTLQDAQLVLANVLFLKASWKNSFPDDQTHNRTFHVADGDTVTTEFMRQMDLYDYTVHEQLGAEVLRLPYKGRQFSMNMVLPHRNVSLAALADALTPTMLDSIAEQFVREEVTVLIPKFRFNYGTLLNEAIQRLGIRDVFTKNAALPLLASADDAKQSTTKNEVQVSKMLQKAGIEINEKGTLAFAATEIQLVNKFGYDGEPIVFEANRPFLFYILDEETNAILFVGKVTDPSRSTPTPRAAVRLSVNVGRSFELDEMGIFHGRRWAAVLCCVFALTIAATPRKFLQNRFTVDYEPFAGPWNDDFDWSVIKEVLHKAPGNAVISPLSVKALLALLYEGSASRSETERELQQALSGGNSQAVPKLQDDLLQYKQQQQQNLLITDRIFYDTTVTLLQKYHSIIAARYNATTQSVDFQDTQSAAAEINAWIAQNTRGKIQSIIKPDLLQDALMMLINTIYFKGSWSIPFPTNATVERPFFTGRMHTAGRYGGPRSVPFMKQRERIFYYRHAEQLGAQFLRLPYDSNQLSMIVVLPDEQVSLGQLLSRLTTDAVHETLADMSEEEVEIELPRFTMTYSSSLRECLQQLGVSRVFTDQAELPLISRGRTTPLKVSTILQKSCILVDEQGTEASAATEGTLVFTILNQPVKFIANRPFLFLIYDEGKGNWLFAGKVEDPQT, from the exons ATGCGGTCGGCGGTGCCCAATAGCGTCAGGTGCT ATGCAGTCCTGATGCTGCTGATTTCCTTCGGTACGGTGCAACCCTTCCGGCGGCATCACCCCCGGCACCAGTCCTCGTTCGTGTCGAGGAGTGACTTTGACTGGAATCTCGCTCGT GAAGTGTTCCGGCACGAAGACTCAAATGTCGTGTTTTCGCCGTTCTCCATCAAACTTTTGCTAACGCTACTGTACGAGGCAGCCGAACCGGGATCCGGCACCCGGTCGCAGCTCGAGGCGGCACTGGTCGATCCGGACCTGAACCAAACGCGTGCCTTCTACACACAGTTCCTAGATGCATCGCAG CAAACGAACGGTGACTATGAGTTCGATATTGGCACAAAAATGTTCCTGGACAAGGCGCGCGCCAAGCTGCCCCAAGCGTACACTGACCTGCTGGAGCAAATGTACCGTACCTCGGTGGAGCGCGTATCGTTCAATGGCACAAAGGCGACCGCCGAGCGGATAAACACCTGGTGCGAAAAGGTAACCCGTGGTCGCATCACGGAGCTAGTTACGGAAG ACACACTACAGGACGCACAGCTAGTACTGGCAAACGTGCTGTTCCTGAAAGCGTCCTGGAAGAACTCGTTCCCCGACGACCAAACGCACAATCGGACGTTTCACGTCGCCGACGGCGACACGGTGACAACCGAGTTCATGCGCCAGATGGATCTGTACGACTACACCGTTCACGAGCAGCTCGGGGCGGAAGTGCTCCGGCTACCGTACAAGGGACGCCAGTTCAGCATGAATATGGTGCTGCCGCACCGGAACGTTTCACTTGCGGCGCTTGCCGACGCTCTCACGCCCACCATGCTCGACTCGATAGCGGAGCAGTTCGTGCGGGAAGAGGTAACGGTGCTGATACCAAAGTTTCGCTTCAACTACGGCACACTGCTCAACGAGGCCATCCAGCGC CTGGGAATACGCGACGTTTTCACTAAAAATGCAGCACTTCCCCTGCTTGCGTCTGCTGATGACGCCAAACAGAGCACCACCAAGAATGAAGTGCAGGTATCGAAGATGCTGCAAAAAGCGGGAATCGAGATCAACGAAAAGGGGACGCTTGCCTTTGCAGCAACTG AAATTCAGCTAGTCAACAAATTCGGTTACGACGGCGAGCCGATCGTGTTCGAGGCCAACCGACCGTTCCTGTTCTACATACTCGACGAGGAAACGAATGCGATCCTGTTCGTGGGAAAGGTAACGGATCCTTCGCGCAGCACGCCC ACACCCCGTGCCGCGGTCCGCCTATCAGTAAACGTTGGCAGATCGTTCGAGCTGGACGAAATGGGCATCTTCCACGGTCGACGATGGGCAGCggtgttgtgctgtgtgtttgcgc TGACGATCGCGGCTACTCCAAGGAAGTTTTTACAAAATCGCTTCACCGTCGACTACGAACCATTCGCAGGCCCGTGGAATGATGATTTCGATTGGAGCGTAATAAAG GAGGTACTCCACAAAGCGCCGGGCAATGCGGTGATTTCACCGCTCTCCGTTAAGGCCCTGCTGGCGCTACTGTACGAAGGTTCGGCGAGCCGATCCGAGACGGAGCGTGAACTCCAGCAAGCACTCAGCGGCGGTAATTCGCAGGCCGTTCCCAAGCTGCAAGACGATCTGCTGCAGtacaagcaacagcagcagcaaaatctgCTCATTACCGATCGCATCTTCTACGACACCACGGTTACGCTCCTTCAGAAGTATCACAGCATCATTGCGGCTCGCTACAATGCCACGACGCAGAGTGTGGACTTTCAGGACACGCAGTCGGCGGCGGCCGAAATCAACGCGTGGATCGCGCAAAACACGCGCGGCAAGATTCAGAGCATCATCAAACCGGACCTGCTGCAGGACGCACTGATGATGCTGATCAACACGATCTACTTCAAGGGTTCCTGGTCCATCCCCTTCCCGACCAATGCAACGGTCGAGCGGCCGTTCTTCACCGGCAGAATGCACACGGCGGGCCGGTACGGTGGACCGCGGTCCGTTCCTTTCATGAAGCAGCGCGAGCGGATCTTCTACTACAGACATGCCGAGCAGTTGGGTGCCCAGTTTCTGCGCCTACCGTACGACTCCAACCAGCTGTCGATGATCGTGGTGCTGCCGGATGAGCAGGTTTCGCTGGGGCAGCTACTGTCCCGGCTTACGACTGATGCGGTCCACGAAACGCTGGCCGACATGTCCGAGGAGGAGGTCGAAATCGAGCTGCCCCGCTTTACGATGACTTATTCGAGCTCGTTGCGCGAATGTCTGCAGCAGCTGGGCGTCTCGCGGGTCTTCACCGACCAGGCAGAGTTACCGCTGATTTCGCGAGGTCGCACTACCCCGCTAAAGGTTAGCACGATACTGCAGAAGAGCTGCATTCTGGTCGACGAGCAGGGGACGGAAGCGTCGGCGGCGACCGAAGGCACGCTGGTGTTTACCATTCTCAACCAACCGGTCAAGTTCATTGCCAACCGGCCGTTCCTCTTCCTGATCTACGACGAAGGCAAGGGCAACTGGCTGTTTGCCGGCAAGGTGGAAGATCCACAAACGTAA